A stretch of Gadus chalcogrammus isolate NIFS_2021 chromosome 9, NIFS_Gcha_1.0, whole genome shotgun sequence DNA encodes these proteins:
- the neto2b gene encoding neuropilin and tolloid-like protein 2 — protein MGRMQAAVWILLVLIEEGFTAAAQKTKDAADAASQGVKPTLQPRLPRNCGSWVRDTEGGVFSSPNYPKTYPPNKECIYILEALPRQRIELHFNRSFYMEASFECRFDHIEVRDGPFSFSPLIDRFCGTATPGLVVSSGRFVWVRFYSDDELEGQGFQVQYHFTTDPEFYLHLGGILNPIPDCQFELSGADGLIRSSQVEDENKVKGDQAVDCIWTIRAPVNHRIYLRFLDYQMENSNECKKNFVAVYDGSNAIEDLKAKFCSTVANDVMLDTGLGVIRMWADESSRLSRFRMLFTVFEDPPCQGSSFFCHSNMCINSSLVCNGIQNCVFPWDEGSCKEKKSKGLFHHITKTHGTLIGVSTGLVLLLLVISILVQVKQPRKKVLLRKNNLFNRPEFHEVFDPPHYELFTLRDKDTSGDLGELSEEMQSLNALRRSSSERNRCVHEHHCGSQASVSYVMPGRGEPPLLTGSVHFPPFGGVFQNDFQAFQQGTSRSLRKKSWPSMKPGRAELRHSMTERGQGHPAAGVAMLRRVERGHDPCGSNR, from the exons ATGGGAAGGATGCAAGCAG CAGTGTGGATCCTGCTTGTACTGATTGAGGAGGGCTTCACGGCGGCGGCACAGAAAACCAAAG ATGCAGCAGACGCAGCATCCCAAGGCGTTAAGCCCACCCTTCAACCTCGGCTCCCCCGTAACTGTGGAAGCTGGGTGAGAGACACGGAGGGCGGGGTCTTTAGCTCTCCAAACTACCCCAAAACATACCCACCCAACAAAGAGTGCATCTATATACTGGAAG CGTTACCGCGGCAGCGGATAGAGCTGCACTTCAACCGGAGCTTCTACATGGAGGCGTCGTTCGAGTGCCGCTTCGACCACATCGAGGTGCGGGACGGCCCCTTCAGCTTCTCCCCCCTCATCGACCGCTTCTGCGGCACGGCCACCCCGGGCCTGGTGGTCTCCAGCGGCCGCTTCGTGTGGGTGCGCTTCTACAGCGACGACGAGCTGGAGGGCCAGGGCTTCCAGGTCCAGTACCACTTCACCACAG ACCCTGAGTTTTATCTGCACCTTGGAGGAATCCTTAACCCCATCCCAG ACTGCCAGTTTGAGCTGAGCGGGGCGGATGGGCTGATCCGCTCCAGTCAGGTGGAAGACGAGAACAAGGTGAAAGGGGACCAGGCCGTGGACTGTATCTGGACCATCCGAGCGCCCGTCAACCACAGG ATCTACCTGCGGTTTCTAGATTATCAAATGGAGAATTCGAATGAATGTAAGAAGAACTTTGTGGCCGTGTATGACGGCAGCAACGCCATTGAAGACCTGAAG GCTAAGTTCTGTAGCACGGTGGCTAACGACGTCATGCTAGACACGGGGCTAGGCGTTATTCGGATGTGGGCCGATGAGTCGAGTCGCCTCAGTCGCTTCCGCATGCTGTTCACCGTGTTTGAGGACC CCCCATGCCAGGGCAGTTCATTCTTCTGCCATAGCAACATGTGCATCAACTCCTCTCTGGTGTGCAATGGCATCCAGAACTGTGTCTTCCCCTGGGACGAAGGCAGCTGTAAAG AAAAGAAGAGCAAAGGCCTGTTCCACCACATCACCAAGACCCACGGGACGTTGATCGGCGTGTCCACCGGCCTGGTGCTGCTGCTCCTTGTCATCTCTATCTTGGTGCAGGTCAAGCAGCCGCGCAAAAAG GTGCTGCTGCGTAAAAATAACTTGTTCAACCGGCCTGAGTTCCATGAAGTGTTTGACCCTCCCCATTACGAGCTTTTCACTCTCAGGGATAAG GACACGTCTGGGGATCTGGGGGAGCTCTCTGAGGAGATGCAGTCGCTGAACGCCCTCCGCCGCTCGTCCTCCGAGCGCAACCGTTGCGTCCACGAGCACCACTGCGGCTCCCAGGCCTCCGTCAGCTACGTGATGCCCGGTCGGGGCGAGCCCCCCCTGCTCACTGGCTCCGTCCACTTTCCCCCGTTCGGGGGGGTCTTCCAGAACGACTTCCAGGCCTTCCAGCAGGGCACCAGCCGGAGCCTGAGGAAGAAGAGCTGGCCCAGCATGAAGCCGGGCCGGGCGGAGCTACGGCACTCCATGACCGAAAGGGGACAGGGGCACCCCGCGGCTGGGGTCGCCATGctgaggagggtggagagg GGACATGACCCCTGTGGCTCCAACCGGTAG
- the si:dkey-30c15.2 gene encoding transmembrane protein 116 encodes MDVNGTLREDQMIILSAVYLVSLTPSLIGSASVLLVSIVKWQRLQEQVLPLVQLALADFLASLILMFTSAMNLTGYFRHSVSFCQRALPLSLTFYLISFLMVVVYSWKSKNIFRGWRVTQGHSEGQQVMYYKVGYWYNNYDHQGLLPGEADGRSRHRLRRIYSTARNMVLIILFCWTPALLLTIMSTLSPWTKVSQNSIFSLYIIQAVSMSLQGFLNSMVYAWRRPNFIDAVLGESTPLLLHERQAFFEDSLRTTTRPHTI; translated from the exons ATGGATGTCAACGGAACATTGAGGGAAGATCAG ATGATCATTTTGTCTGCTGTGTACTTAGTTTCTCTTACTCCCAG TTTGATAGGTAGCGCTTCTGTTCTGTTGGTTTCCATTGTAAAATGGCAACGACTACAAGAACag GTGCTGCCTTTGGTGCAGCTTGCCCTGGCAGACTTCCTGGCTTCACTAATTCTGATGTTCACCAGTGCAATGAACCTCACGGGCTACTTCAGACACAGTGTCTCCTTCTGCCAACGAGCTCTGCCACTGTCACTG ACATTCTACCTCATTTCATTTCTGATGGTGGTGGTTTACTCCTGGAAATCTAAGAACATATTCAGAGGATGGAGGGTGACACAGGGCCACAGCGAGGGCCAACAG GTTATGTATTACAAGGTGGGCTACTGGTATAATAACTATGACCATCAGGGTCTACTTCCTGGGGAGGCAGATGGACGTTCTCGACACAGACTGAGGAGAATATACTCCACAGCGCGTAATATGGTGTTGATCATCCTATTCTGCTGGACACCAG CACTTTTACTGACCATCATGTCTACCCTTTCACCATGGACCAAAGTATCACAAAACAGTATTTTTAGTCTCTACATCATACAG GCAGTGAGCATGTCGCTGCAAGGCTTCCTCAACAGCATGGTCTACGCCTGGAGACGACCCAACTTCATAGACGCCGTCCTAGGGGAGAGCACGCCCTTGTTGCTGCACGAGCGCCAGGCCTTCTTCGAGGATTCACTGAGGACCACAACACGACCGCACACAATTTGA